In Topomyia yanbarensis strain Yona2022 chromosome 2, ASM3024719v1, whole genome shotgun sequence, one DNA window encodes the following:
- the LOC131679207 gene encoding beta-1,3-galactosyltransferase 6 translates to MAFGRYQHLHKRNCIGMLPVFCSFVAGALLTILIGGPPQSCETSTRIYQPENSYFLMLLIVSAPGNVERRTVIRETYLNLRPRILNESYQDDAIYVPLYDEREQLQLETIQKQKELLDNYQQWQQRNIKNIKVINFKIKPLFAIGTHGLSRSERKIVYEEQRVFNDVLELDDLVDSYDNLTTKVIRSMSRIDEVYDFKYFMKVDDDSYVKLDLLSEDLLSYYEKLHKVRLSHAKPVELYWGYFKGASTVQHHGAWKEKDYKLCDRYLPYALGGGYVLSKNLVSFIAAYRDTLTSYKSEDMAVGTWLSPFANIHRRHDVRFDTAWMPRKCQNYHLVLHKRTAQQMKEIYRGDLCSHEEQQEADVQRPREYFYDWTVPPTQCCRTLVQQVRQ, encoded by the coding sequence ATGGCGTTCGGTCGCTATCAGCATTTGCACAAGCGAAATTGCATTGGAATGTTGCCGGTATTCTGCTCGTTTGTGGCTGGAGCACTGCTGACAATATTAATCGGTGGACCGCCGCAAAGCTGCGAAACGAGTACCAGAATCTATCAACCGGAAAATTCATACTTTCTAATGTTGCTAATCGTAAGTGCTCCCGGAAACGTCGAGCGAAGGACTGTTATTCGAGAGACGTATTTGAACTTGCGACCAAGAATATTGAATGAAAGCTACCAAGATGACGCCATTTACGTGCCTCTGTACGATGAACGAGAACAGTTACAACTGGAAACAATTCAAAAGCAGAAGGAACTGTTAGATAACTATCAGCAATGGCAACAGCGAAATATAAAGAACATCAAGGTGATAAATTTTAAGATTAAACCATTGTTCGCTATTGGTACCCACGGTTTGTCTCGATCTGAACGAAAGATAGTATATGAGGAACAAAGGGTTTTCAACGATGTGCTAGAGTTGGACGACTTGGTGGATTCATACGACAATCTAACCACTAAGGTCATACGTAGTATGAGTAGAATAGACGAAGTTTATGACTTTAAATACTTTATGAAAGTTGATGATGATTCCTATGTTAAATTAGATCTTTTATCGGAAGATTTACTAAGTTATTATGAAAAGTTGCACAAAGTGCGGTTGAGCCACGCTAAACCCGTCGAGCTGTATTGGGGTTATTTCAAAGGGGCGTCGACAGTCCAACATCACGGAGCATGGAAGGAAAAGGACTATAAACTATGTGACCGTTATCTCCCATACGCACTTGGCGGAGGCTACGTGCTATCCAAAAATCTTGTTTCATTCATTGCTGCCTATCGAGACACGTTAACCAGCTACAAAAGTGAAGACATGGCCGTTGGAACGTGGCTATCACCATTCGCAAATATCCATCGTAGACACGACGTTCGATTCGATACCGCCTGGATGCCGAGGAAATGTCAGAACTACCATCTAGTGTTGCACAAGCGTACCGCACAGCAAATGAAGGAAATCTATCGAGGTGACCTATGCAGCCACGAGGAACAACAGGAAGCTGACGTGCAACGTCCTAGGGAGTACTTTTACGATTGGACCGTTCCACCGACTCAGTGCTGTAGGACGTTGGTACAGCAAGTTAGGCAGTAG